Proteins found in one Fulvitalea axinellae genomic segment:
- a CDS encoding DUF2007 domain-containing protein, with product MGLTTIKTFDSSIEANLAKTKLENAGIQCVLFDENMGSLDPYSIAVGGIRLNVLAEDIEKALAVLAFNEK from the coding sequence ATGGGCCTAACTACCATTAAAACCTTTGACAGCTCGATAGAAGCTAATTTGGCGAAAACCAAGCTGGAAAACGCAGGAATACAGTGCGTGTTGTTTGATGAGAATATGGGATCGCTGGATCCGTACAGCATAGCTGTAGGCGGAATCCGGCTGAATGTACTGGCTGAAGACATCGAAAAAGCATTGGCCGTTTTGGCCTTTAACGAAAAATAG